The Gemmata palustris genome includes a region encoding these proteins:
- a CDS encoding mandelate racemase/muconate lactonizing enzyme family protein: MKIADVRLTGLTGGTVEGGWAEELAPEDNVHTIVEVLTDEGLVGVGSTFTSSHLVSAAVKLLRPFLIGERADEPARVSEKLRQNTFWQGRGGSVEHAISGIDIALWDLFGKITKQPVSRLLGGNYRNKIKPYGSLLFAEVEPLREKLKAAVARGFKAIKLGWKPFGRRDAKTDELLVRTARETVGPGVELMVDAGGSDAFWPHGYKWALRTAQMLANYDIVWFEEALPPDDVAGFAELRRHSPVPIATGEVFTRRQSFRPLFEQQGADIVQPDCTKCGGLTEAWRIAWAAYEHNVQWVPHGWNTAIGLAADLQLSAAMPVAKYVEFLSPSPYMDELITVPFKPDVDGLLTIPDAPGLGIELNRDALKRYGVES, from the coding sequence ATGAAGATCGCGGACGTTCGGCTCACCGGTCTCACCGGCGGCACGGTCGAAGGCGGGTGGGCCGAGGAACTCGCGCCCGAAGACAACGTTCACACCATCGTGGAGGTTCTGACGGACGAGGGGCTGGTCGGCGTCGGGAGCACGTTCACGAGTAGTCACCTCGTAAGCGCCGCGGTGAAGTTGCTCCGTCCGTTCCTCATCGGCGAACGGGCCGATGAGCCGGCGCGCGTGAGCGAGAAGCTGCGCCAGAACACGTTCTGGCAGGGGCGCGGCGGGAGCGTCGAACACGCGATCAGCGGCATCGATATCGCACTGTGGGATCTCTTCGGCAAGATCACGAAGCAACCCGTCTCGCGGTTGCTCGGCGGCAACTACCGCAACAAGATTAAGCCGTATGGGTCACTGCTGTTCGCCGAAGTGGAGCCACTGCGTGAGAAGCTCAAGGCCGCCGTCGCGCGTGGGTTCAAGGCGATCAAACTCGGCTGGAAACCGTTCGGTCGGCGCGACGCGAAGACGGACGAACTACTCGTTCGCACCGCGCGGGAAACAGTCGGACCGGGTGTGGAACTGATGGTCGACGCGGGCGGAAGCGATGCGTTCTGGCCGCACGGTTACAAGTGGGCACTGCGCACGGCACAAATGCTCGCGAACTACGACATCGTGTGGTTTGAAGAAGCGCTTCCGCCGGACGACGTCGCGGGCTTCGCCGAATTACGGCGCCACTCGCCGGTACCCATCGCAACGGGCGAAGTGTTCACGCGCCGGCAGAGTTTTCGCCCGCTGTTCGAGCAACAGGGCGCGGACATCGTCCAGCCGGACTGCACCAAGTGCGGCGGACTCACCGAGGCGTGGCGCATCGCGTGGGCGGCCTACGAGCACAACGTGCAGTGGGTGCCGCACGGGTGGAACACCGCGATCGGTCTCGCGGCCGATTTGCAACTCTCCGCGGCGATGCCGGTCGCGAAGTACGTCGAGTTCCTGTCGCCGTCGCCGTACATGGACGAGTTGATTACCGTGCCGTTCAAACCCGATGTGGACGGACTGCTGACGATACCGGATGCTCCGGGGTTGGGTATCGAACTGAACCGGGATGCGTTGAAGCGATATGGGGTGGAGTCATGA